One region of Polynucleobacter sp. SHI8 genomic DNA includes:
- the sucC gene encoding ADP-forming succinate--CoA ligase subunit beta: MKIHEYQGKELLRQFNIPVPNGIPAFSVDEAMAAAEKLGGPVWVVKAQIHAGGRGKGGGVKVAKSLEEVRTYATNILGMQLKTHQTGPEGQLVRRLLIEDGADIKKEYYVGLLTDRETQSVVIMASSEGGMDIEEVAAHTPEKIIKEFINPLHGVSDAQATNLVKGIGVPEASQAQAKEVLVNLYKTYMATDASLVEINPLILEGNGNIKALDAKFNFDPNAMFRHPEIVAYRDEAEEDPAEIEASKFDLAYISLDGNIGCLVNGAGLAMATMDTIKLFGGSPANFLDVGGGATAEKVTEAFKIMLKNKSVKAILVNIFGGIMRCDVIADGVIQACKAVNLSVPLVVRMKGTNEDLGKKMLAESGLPIISADTMAEAATKVVASVK, translated from the coding sequence ATGAAAATCCATGAATACCAAGGAAAAGAACTCCTTCGTCAATTTAATATTCCAGTACCAAATGGTATTCCGGCATTTAGTGTTGATGAAGCTATGGCGGCAGCTGAAAAACTCGGTGGCCCAGTTTGGGTGGTTAAAGCTCAGATTCATGCCGGCGGACGTGGCAAAGGTGGTGGAGTTAAGGTAGCAAAAAGTCTTGAAGAAGTAAGAACTTATGCAACGAATATTCTTGGGATGCAATTAAAAACGCATCAAACTGGACCTGAGGGGCAGTTAGTCCGTAGATTACTGATAGAAGACGGTGCAGATATTAAAAAAGAATATTATGTCGGACTTCTAACTGATCGTGAAACACAATCGGTAGTGATTATGGCTTCAAGTGAAGGTGGAATGGATATTGAAGAAGTTGCTGCTCATACGCCTGAGAAAATTATTAAAGAATTTATCAATCCATTGCATGGTGTAAGCGATGCTCAAGCAACTAACTTAGTTAAAGGTATTGGTGTGCCTGAGGCATCTCAAGCACAGGCTAAAGAGGTGTTAGTTAACTTATATAAGACTTATATGGCAACAGATGCCTCATTAGTTGAAATTAACCCATTGATCCTAGAAGGTAATGGCAACATTAAAGCCTTAGATGCAAAGTTTAATTTTGACCCTAATGCGATGTTTAGACATCCTGAGATAGTTGCTTATCGTGATGAAGCAGAAGAAGATCCTGCTGAAATCGAAGCCTCTAAATTTGACTTAGCTTATATCTCCCTTGACGGCAATATTGGTTGTTTAGTAAACGGTGCTGGATTAGCAATGGCGACTATGGATACGATTAAATTGTTTGGCGGATCACCTGCCAACTTCCTTGATGTTGGTGGTGGAGCGACAGCCGAGAAGGTTACTGAAGCATTCAAAATCATGTTAAAAAATAAATCAGTAAAAGCAATACTAGTTAACATTTTTGGCGGAATTATGCGCTGTGATGTGATTGCAGACGGTGTGATTCAGGCATGTAAAGCAGTAAATCTTTCTGTTCCTTTAGTCGTGCGCATGAAGGGCACTAATGAAGATTTAGGAAAGAAGATGTTGGCTGAATCTGGATTGCCGATCATCAGTGCTGACACGATGGCAGAAGCTGCAACTAAAGTTGTTGCATCCGTTAAATAA
- a CDS encoding oxygenase MpaB family protein has product MIKQLIIQQVRSIVNSGKSPTEFLYPPGDPGLFGPDSVVWKVHGDFMSMMIGGISSLILQALHPLALSGVWDHSSFREDLKGRLGRTAFFIAATTYGNTEMATRAITRVKKIHDSLGGFHPDGRSYRVSDPRLLYWVHLTEAYSFLNAHRIYVNQTISESDQNQYFAEMSKISEGLGCIIMDQYGNDQFARTISSVNHAIESYFPELEYSDRSKWVVDLLENLPADPKTYVLNRLIIKAGFYNLPDWAYPMMNRPIPTKIERQLVNQSIHLIAKPVRWAMTNGVHTHAKRRMGIFD; this is encoded by the coding sequence TTGATTAAGCAACTGATCATTCAGCAAGTTCGTTCAATTGTTAACAGTGGGAAGTCACCGACGGAGTTTCTATACCCACCTGGAGATCCTGGATTATTTGGGCCTGACTCTGTTGTTTGGAAAGTTCATGGAGATTTTATGTCGATGATGATTGGTGGTATCAGCTCCTTAATACTTCAAGCCCTTCACCCGCTAGCTCTTTCAGGCGTATGGGACCACTCCTCTTTTAGGGAAGATTTAAAGGGCCGTCTTGGGAGAACTGCCTTTTTTATCGCCGCAACTACCTATGGGAATACCGAAATGGCTACTCGTGCGATTACGCGTGTAAAGAAAATTCATGACTCACTTGGTGGATTTCATCCTGATGGAAGGTCATACCGAGTTAGCGACCCTCGGTTACTTTACTGGGTTCATTTAACTGAGGCATATAGTTTTTTGAATGCGCATCGCATCTATGTCAATCAAACCATCTCAGAGTCTGACCAGAATCAATACTTTGCCGAAATGAGCAAGATATCCGAAGGCTTAGGCTGCATCATCATGGATCAATATGGGAATGATCAATTTGCTAGAACAATATCTAGTGTCAATCATGCAATTGAATCTTACTTTCCAGAATTAGAATATTCAGATCGATCAAAGTGGGTAGTTGATTTATTAGAAAACTTACCTGCAGATCCAAAAACCTATGTGCTTAATCGTCTAATTATTAAGGCAGGATTTTATAACCTGCCTGATTGGGCATACCCAATGATGAATCGCCCCATCCCCACAAAGATTGAAAGGCAACTGGTCAATCAATCCATCCACTTGATTGCCAAACCGGTTCGCTGGGCAATGACCAACGGTGTTCATACACATGCAAAAAGGCGGATGGGTATTTTTGACTGA
- a CDS encoding sulfurtransferase, with protein MTLNSILISTHELQTSLQNQLDDTVIFDCRFDLSQTHLGYQQYLDAHIPGAIYVDLEKDLSGPKNPLQGRHPLPSSKDWAHTRARLGVSENTKVILYDFQENTYSARMWWMLKAIGHQAIHILDGGFKEWTKLGGTVESGPSGNPNSLLNLPIVEYKGLIHMSDVQHNIKNPCFQIMDARAKERFRGETEPLDPVAGHIPGAINRPYKNNLNENNLFKTEAELVTEFSTIGHPPDQVVHSCGSGVTACHNLLAMELAGLKGSLLYAGSWSEWCNHPQNPIAIGT; from the coding sequence ATGACTTTAAATTCCATCCTCATTTCGACTCACGAATTACAAACTTCCCTACAAAATCAACTGGATGATACCGTTATATTTGACTGTAGATTCGATTTAAGTCAAACGCATTTAGGCTATCAGCAATACCTAGATGCACATATTCCTGGTGCAATTTATGTGGATCTTGAAAAAGATCTTTCTGGACCCAAAAACCCTTTACAGGGGAGGCACCCACTACCAAGTTCTAAAGACTGGGCTCATACTAGAGCACGATTAGGCGTTTCTGAAAACACAAAAGTGATTCTTTATGATTTTCAAGAAAACACCTATTCTGCTAGGATGTGGTGGATGCTTAAAGCTATTGGCCATCAAGCCATCCATATTCTTGATGGGGGTTTTAAAGAGTGGACAAAACTTGGGGGAACAGTTGAAAGTGGTCCAAGTGGTAATCCTAACTCGCTACTAAACCTACCTATTGTCGAATATAAAGGCCTGATTCATATGTCTGATGTGCAACATAATATTAAAAATCCCTGCTTCCAAATCATGGATGCCAGAGCAAAGGAGCGCTTTAGAGGTGAAACAGAACCCCTTGACCCGGTAGCAGGTCATATTCCTGGTGCTATAAATAGACCTTATAAAAACAATCTGAATGAAAATAATTTATTTAAGACTGAAGCAGAGTTGGTTACTGAATTTTCAACTATTGGCCATCCACCAGATCAAGTAGTTCATTCATGTGGGTCTGGAGTTACAGCATGTCACAACCTTCTTGCCATGGAGCTTGCTGGGCTCAAAGGCTCTCTGTTATATGCTGGTAGTTGGAGTGAGTGGTGTAATCACCCTCAAAATCCAATTGCTATCGGAACTTAA
- a CDS encoding heme-binding protein: protein MLKCLITFTLFFISTLSMAIEEPKYISSEMEAPFEIRQYESVLIAEVMVEGTRDEASNKGFRLIADFIFGNNEGSQKESQKIAMTAPVTIEPRKIAMTVPVTVDQSDEKNWRVQFVMPKEYSMETLPKPKNNLVKIKEIPSKRYAVMVFSGLNNPEKIENNTKQLRAWMSDKQLNAIGTPQLARYNPPWTLPPWRRNEILIEIAP, encoded by the coding sequence ATGCTCAAGTGCTTAATAACCTTTACTTTATTCTTCATCTCCACTTTATCTATGGCTATTGAAGAGCCCAAATATATCTCCAGCGAGATGGAGGCGCCATTCGAGATACGGCAATATGAGTCTGTTTTGATTGCTGAAGTCATGGTGGAGGGAACTCGGGATGAGGCATCTAATAAAGGATTTCGTTTGATTGCGGATTTTATATTTGGGAATAATGAAGGATCACAAAAAGAATCACAAAAAATTGCGATGACAGCCCCAGTTACTATTGAGCCAAGAAAAATAGCAATGACTGTTCCTGTAACAGTAGATCAATCGGATGAAAAAAATTGGCGAGTACAGTTTGTAATGCCCAAAGAATATTCGATGGAAACCTTGCCTAAGCCAAAAAATAATTTAGTCAAGATTAAAGAAATACCAAGTAAGCGATATGCTGTGATGGTGTTTTCTGGATTAAATAATCCCGAAAAAATCGAAAATAATACAAAACAGTTGCGCGCGTGGATGAGTGATAAACAGTTAAATGCGATTGGCACACCACAGCTTGCGAGATACAACCCACCTTGGACTTTGCCACCGTGGCGAAGAAATGAAATTCTGATTGAGATTGCGCCGTAA
- the sucD gene encoding succinate--CoA ligase subunit alpha, with translation MSILINKNTRVITQGITGKTGQFHTEKCQEYANGKECFVAGVNPKKAGESIFGIPIFGSVKDAAKETGATVSVIYVPPAGAAAAIWEAVEADLDLAICITEGIPVRDMLEVRNRMKEKEAKGGKKTLLLGPNCPGLITPEEIKIGIMPGHITRKGRIGVVSRSGTLTYEAVAQLTEIGLGQSSAVGIGGDPINGLKHIDIMKAFNDDPDTDAVIMIGEIGGPDEADAARWCRDNMKKPIVGFIAGVTAPPGKRMGHAGALISGGADTADAKLAIMEECGFKITRNPSEMAKLLKAMI, from the coding sequence ATGTCTATATTGATCAATAAAAATACGCGTGTGATCACACAAGGTATTACAGGAAAAACGGGCCAATTTCATACTGAAAAATGTCAAGAGTATGCAAATGGTAAAGAATGTTTTGTGGCAGGTGTGAACCCTAAAAAGGCTGGTGAGTCAATTTTCGGTATTCCAATTTTTGGTAGTGTAAAAGATGCAGCTAAAGAAACTGGGGCAACTGTATCAGTTATTTATGTACCACCAGCAGGAGCAGCAGCAGCTATTTGGGAAGCTGTTGAAGCTGACTTGGATTTGGCTATTTGTATTACAGAAGGTATTCCAGTCCGCGATATGCTTGAAGTGCGCAATCGTATGAAAGAAAAAGAAGCAAAAGGCGGCAAGAAAACTTTATTACTTGGACCTAATTGCCCTGGTTTAATTACACCAGAAGAAATTAAAATCGGAATTATGCCAGGCCACATTACCCGTAAAGGCCGTATTGGAGTTGTGAGCCGCTCTGGAACTTTGACTTATGAAGCTGTTGCTCAGCTAACAGAAATTGGACTAGGTCAATCTTCCGCAGTTGGAATTGGTGGAGACCCAATTAACGGACTCAAGCATATCGATATCATGAAAGCATTTAATGATGATCCAGATACCGATGCCGTCATCATGATTGGTGAAATTGGTGGGCCAGATGAAGCAGATGCTGCTCGTTGGTGCCGTGATAACATGAAAAAACCAATTGTTGGTTTTATCGCTGGTGTAACAGCCCCTCCTGGAAAAAGAATGGGCCATGCTGGCGCACTGATTTCTGGTGGAGCAGATACTGCAGATGCAAAACTAGCGATTATGGAAGAATGCGGTTTTAAAATAACGCGTAATCCATCTGAGATGGCAAAGTTATTAAAAGCGATGATTTAA
- the recA gene encoding recombinase RecA: MNGEKQKALTAALAQIEKQFGKGSIMRLGDAEIAQDIQVVSTGSLGLDIALGVGGLARGRVIEIYGPESSGKTTLTLHAVAEMQKLGGTCAFIDAEHALDVQYAAKLGVDVNNLLISQPDTGEQALEIADALVRSGSIDLIVIDSVAALVPKAEIEGEMGDSLPGLQARLMSQALRKLTGTIKRTNSMIIFINQIRMKIGVMFGSPETTTGGNALKFYASMRLDIRRIGSIKKGDDNIGNETRVKVVKNKVSPPFREAIFDIMYGSGISREGEIVDMGVEADIVEKSGAWYSYKGEKIGQGKDNARDFLKANPELAKEIEALIRAKLGVKGNKAVISGKEDDEVEPPEA; the protein is encoded by the coding sequence ATGAATGGCGAAAAACAAAAGGCCTTGACTGCAGCACTGGCCCAAATTGAAAAACAATTTGGTAAGGGTTCAATCATGCGTCTTGGCGATGCTGAAATTGCTCAGGATATCCAAGTTGTATCTACCGGGTCGTTGGGACTTGATATAGCACTTGGAGTGGGTGGACTTGCCAGAGGACGCGTAATCGAGATTTACGGACCAGAATCATCAGGCAAAACTACGTTGACTTTGCATGCTGTAGCTGAAATGCAAAAACTTGGCGGTACTTGCGCATTTATTGATGCTGAGCATGCCTTAGATGTTCAGTATGCTGCCAAATTGGGCGTTGATGTTAATAATCTTTTAATCTCCCAACCCGATACCGGTGAACAAGCCCTAGAAATTGCTGATGCGTTAGTGCGCTCTGGCTCCATTGACTTAATTGTGATTGACTCAGTGGCTGCATTGGTTCCAAAAGCCGAAATAGAGGGTGAAATGGGAGACTCGCTCCCTGGCTTACAGGCTCGCCTCATGAGTCAAGCATTACGTAAATTAACTGGCACCATTAAACGTACGAATTCGATGATCATTTTTATTAATCAGATACGTATGAAGATTGGTGTTATGTTTGGTTCTCCTGAGACAACCACAGGGGGTAATGCTTTAAAGTTCTACGCTTCCATGCGCCTTGATATTCGTCGTATTGGAAGTATCAAAAAAGGTGATGACAATATTGGAAATGAGACTAGAGTTAAAGTGGTTAAAAACAAAGTCTCTCCACCCTTTAGAGAAGCTATATTTGACATTATGTACGGCTCAGGGATTTCTCGAGAAGGAGAGATTGTCGATATGGGTGTAGAAGCAGATATCGTTGAGAAGTCAGGTGCGTGGTATAGCTACAAAGGTGAAAAAATTGGACAAGGCAAAGACAATGCGCGCGATTTTCTAAAGGCGAATCCTGAATTAGCAAAAGAAATTGAAGCTCTAATTCGCGCAAAATTAGGTGTTAAAGGAAATAAAGCAGTTATATCTGGTAAGGAAGATGACGAAGTCGAACCTCCAGAAGCTTGA
- a CDS encoding YiiX/YebB-like N1pC/P60 family cysteine hydrolase, which translates to MSLAIAGLYFFQISHHVPEKNKYALYDQLSQKKIKEGQLIFIAKPGFWGDIAQAFSEKDKRFAHVGLIAKTINGEITVINADGNPIDPKGSVREEPLKNFMASATSISIYDLKLENKTINQIIDRARYYVDQRYEFNSQFILGQSNSLYCTELLWVSIKDVTQRDIVPNKRTHWGYEYIGIDDLTTNPLTQEVIQLNLSRISHGFSDDD; encoded by the coding sequence TTGAGCCTAGCTATTGCTGGGCTTTATTTTTTTCAAATATCTCATCATGTACCTGAAAAAAATAAATATGCTTTATATGATCAGTTAAGTCAAAAAAAAATTAAAGAAGGTCAGCTGATTTTTATCGCCAAGCCAGGATTTTGGGGTGATATTGCTCAAGCATTTTCTGAAAAAGATAAGCGTTTTGCCCATGTTGGATTAATTGCTAAAACAATTAATGGTGAAATTACTGTAATAAATGCAGATGGAAACCCAATTGATCCAAAAGGAAGTGTGCGTGAAGAGCCATTGAAGAATTTTATGGCCTCAGCAACAAGTATCAGCATATATGATTTAAAGCTTGAAAATAAAACAATCAATCAAATTATTGACCGAGCAAGATATTATGTTGACCAAAGATATGAGTTTAATAGTCAATTTATACTTGGACAATCTAATTCATTGTATTGCACTGAACTCCTTTGGGTATCGATTAAGGACGTTACACAACGAGATATAGTTCCCAATAAACGCACTCATTGGGGATATGAGTACATTGGAATTGATGATTTAACTACTAACCCATTAACGCAAGAAGTGATCCAACTCAATTTAAGCCGAATTAGTCATGGGTTCAGCGATGATGATTAA
- a CDS encoding MFS transporter — MATLDQAVEKSTPMTAEERKVILASSLGTVFEWYDFYLYGSLAAIIAAQFFSKLDPGSAFIFALLAFAAGFIVRPFGALVFGRLGDLIGRKYTFLVTIVLMGASTFLVGILPNYASIGVAAPVCLIILRILQGLALGGEYGGAATYVAEHAPRNRRGYFTAWIQTTATMGLFLSLLVILACRELTGKDFEVWGWRIPFLVSVLLLGISLYIRLQMAESPAFQKMKSEGKLSKSPLGESFGQWKNLKIVILALVGLVAGQAVVWYTGQFYALFFLTQVLKVDAKTANLMIAASLLIGTPFFIFFGSLSDKIGRKLVIMLGLLLAIITFIPNTPVSIFNSLTHYANPALEKAMESSPATVTVDPAECSFQFDPTGKAKFTSSCDIAKQVMASNSASYSTVSAAPGSVAMIKIGDKDIQGYTSKGLSADEAKAKDGAFKKEIREALDAAGYPKAADKAAMNIPMIIALLTILVIYVTMVYGPIAAYLVEMFPTRIRYTSMSLPYHIGNGWFGGLLPTISFALVAQNGNIYYGLWYPITIAAVTLVIGSLFLKETKDVDIYAND, encoded by the coding sequence ATGGCTACATTAGATCAGGCAGTTGAAAAATCTACCCCAATGACAGCTGAAGAACGCAAAGTTATTCTTGCATCTTCACTGGGTACTGTATTTGAATGGTATGACTTTTATCTTTACGGTTCATTAGCTGCGATTATCGCCGCTCAATTTTTCTCAAAATTAGATCCAGGCTCAGCGTTTATTTTCGCTTTATTGGCATTTGCTGCTGGCTTTATTGTGCGCCCCTTTGGAGCATTAGTTTTCGGTAGACTAGGTGACTTGATCGGAAGAAAGTACACCTTCTTAGTTACTATTGTGCTCATGGGTGCATCTACTTTCTTAGTTGGTATTTTGCCTAATTACGCATCTATTGGTGTAGCTGCTCCAGTCTGCTTGATTATCCTTCGTATTTTGCAAGGTTTGGCTCTGGGTGGTGAGTATGGTGGCGCGGCTACTTATGTTGCTGAACATGCCCCAAGAAATCGTCGTGGTTACTTTACTGCATGGATTCAAACAACCGCAACAATGGGTCTGTTCCTTTCTTTATTGGTAATTTTAGCTTGTAGAGAATTGACAGGAAAAGACTTCGAAGTTTGGGGATGGAGAATTCCTTTCCTTGTTTCTGTTCTTTTACTGGGTATTTCTTTATACATTCGTCTTCAAATGGCTGAATCCCCAGCTTTCCAAAAAATGAAGTCTGAAGGTAAGTTATCTAAGTCGCCTTTAGGGGAGTCTTTCGGCCAATGGAAAAACTTAAAAATCGTTATTTTGGCTTTAGTTGGTTTAGTTGCTGGTCAAGCAGTTGTTTGGTATACCGGTCAGTTCTATGCCCTCTTCTTCCTGACACAAGTATTAAAAGTTGATGCGAAAACCGCAAATCTAATGATTGCTGCATCCCTTTTAATTGGTACACCGTTCTTCATTTTCTTCGGCTCTTTGTCAGATAAAATTGGGCGTAAATTAGTGATCATGCTAGGTTTGTTATTAGCAATCATTACATTTATTCCGAATACACCCGTGTCTATTTTTAACAGTCTGACTCATTACGCCAATCCTGCTTTAGAAAAAGCAATGGAGTCTTCACCTGCTACGGTAACAGTTGATCCTGCTGAATGTTCATTCCAGTTCGATCCAACTGGTAAAGCTAAATTCACAAGCTCTTGCGATATTGCAAAGCAGGTGATGGCAAGTAACTCTGCAAGTTATTCAACTGTGAGCGCTGCACCTGGAAGTGTCGCAATGATTAAAATTGGTGATAAGGACATCCAAGGCTACACTTCAAAAGGTTTAAGTGCTGACGAAGCTAAAGCTAAAGATGGCGCATTCAAAAAAGAAATTCGTGAAGCTCTAGATGCTGCTGGTTATCCTAAAGCAGCTGACAAAGCAGCAATGAATATTCCGATGATTATTGCCCTGTTAACTATTTTGGTAATCTACGTGACGATGGTATATGGTCCGATTGCAGCTTATCTCGTTGAGATGTTCCCAACCAGAATTCGCTACACTTCAATGTCTTTACCATATCACATCGGTAATGGTTGGTTTGGTGGCTTATTACCAACGATCTCATTTGCACTTGTTGCGCAAAACGGTAACATTTACTACGGCTTGTGGTATCCAATCACAATTGCAGCAGTTACTCTCGTCATCGGTTCCTTGTTCTTAAAAGAAACTAAAGACGTAGATATTTATGCAAACGATTAA
- the recX gene encoding recombination regulator RecX, translating to MTKSNLQKLEEQIEQIESDTRPKSKISLLGRGIRYLSMREHSEAEIRKKLHPYAENEEELNNVIHRLKIKNFLSNERFSESLIHKKAKTFGNHRLAQELRKHDLEPEIISKHLLDLKKTESKRAYEVWLKKFGTLAKEPKDLAKQIRFMVSRGFDQEIVYRIVRGKTLEDSI from the coding sequence ATGACGAAGTCGAACCTCCAGAAGCTTGAGGAACAAATCGAGCAAATAGAGTCTGATACTCGTCCCAAAAGCAAAATTAGTCTTCTGGGACGAGGTATTCGATATCTCTCAATGAGAGAGCATAGCGAAGCAGAAATTCGCAAGAAGTTACATCCTTATGCAGAGAACGAGGAAGAGCTTAATAACGTAATCCACCGTTTAAAAATCAAGAATTTTTTATCGAATGAAAGATTCTCTGAGAGTCTTATTCATAAAAAGGCTAAAACTTTTGGAAATCATCGCTTGGCTCAAGAGTTGAGGAAGCATGATTTAGAGCCTGAAATTATTTCTAAGCACCTCTTAGATTTGAAAAAAACTGAGTCAAAGCGAGCTTATGAAGTATGGTTGAAGAAGTTTGGAACTCTAGCAAAAGAGCCTAAAGACCTAGCAAAACAAATTCGTTTTATGGTTAGTCGCGGCTTTGACCAAGAAATCGTTTACCGCATTGTTCGAGGGAAAACCCTAGAGGATTCAATTTGA
- a CDS encoding TerC family protein, giving the protein MDFTSSAVWVALGYIMFTNILLSGDNAVVIAMASRNLPPEQQKKAIFWGSAAAIVMRVILTLVAIQLLALPYLKIIGAILLIYIGVQLMADSDDEENINSAPSMFTAIRTILIADLVMSLDNVVAVAAAADRAPEEMRMPLILIGLGLSIPLIIFGSTILLKIMDRYPVIITLGAALLGFLAGEMFATDPAIHHTLVEALGAENADAPFQILGIALVVIIGLWLKKKSNHQEKA; this is encoded by the coding sequence ATGGATTTTACATCGAGCGCAGTTTGGGTAGCTCTAGGTTACATTATGTTCACTAATATTTTGCTGTCCGGCGACAATGCCGTCGTAATAGCAATGGCTTCTCGAAACTTGCCGCCCGAGCAGCAGAAAAAAGCAATTTTTTGGGGTAGTGCCGCTGCAATTGTAATGAGAGTGATTCTCACATTGGTTGCCATACAGTTGCTTGCGTTGCCTTATTTAAAAATCATTGGCGCGATACTTCTAATATACATTGGCGTCCAGCTAATGGCTGATAGTGATGATGAAGAAAATATCAATTCTGCTCCTTCGATGTTCACAGCCATTAGAACGATCTTAATTGCAGACCTTGTCATGAGTTTAGATAATGTGGTCGCTGTTGCTGCTGCTGCAGATCGAGCTCCCGAAGAAATGCGTATGCCACTCATTTTGATTGGTCTTGGCTTGAGTATTCCATTGATTATTTTTGGCAGTACTATTCTTCTGAAAATCATGGATAGATACCCGGTCATTATTACGCTTGGCGCTGCTTTGTTAGGTTTTTTAGCTGGCGAGATGTTTGCGACTGACCCAGCAATCCATCATACGTTGGTTGAAGCTCTTGGTGCGGAAAATGCTGATGCGCCATTCCAGATTTTAGGAATTGCGTTAGTAGTGATCATTGGTTTATGGTTAAAAAAGAAATCAAATCATCAAGAAAAAGCATAA
- a CDS encoding DUF2889 domain-containing protein — protein MSIDSQELSPSRRLVHERKIDLKVYRRDDQLWDIEAEILDCKGQDLQLAAVYRKAGEPIHQMLLTVTINQSMDVVDAFAKSFQVPYEGTCELIGPDYGKLIGLNLLKGFREGVKSRLGGILGCTHISELTKLLPTAATQAFVGEVFYIQADQAQKIRPDEQLPFQFNGCHALRTDGAVVKQYHPVWFGYPLEPGKFTISKE, from the coding sequence ATGTCCATAGATTCTCAAGAATTATCTCCTTCTCGTAGGCTCGTTCATGAGCGAAAAATCGATTTAAAAGTATATCGAAGGGATGATCAGTTATGGGATATCGAAGCTGAAATCCTTGATTGCAAAGGTCAGGATTTACAGTTGGCGGCAGTCTATCGTAAGGCTGGAGAGCCCATTCACCAGATGCTGTTAACGGTTACTATTAACCAAAGTATGGATGTTGTTGATGCATTTGCTAAGTCTTTTCAAGTTCCTTATGAAGGAACTTGTGAGTTAATCGGACCAGATTATGGCAAATTAATAGGATTAAACTTATTGAAAGGCTTTCGCGAGGGAGTTAAGAGTAGGTTAGGCGGTATATTAGGTTGTACTCATATTTCCGAATTAACAAAATTATTGCCAACTGCAGCAACACAAGCATTTGTTGGTGAAGTTTTCTATATTCAAGCCGATCAGGCTCAAAAGATCCGACCTGATGAACAATTGCCCTTTCAATTCAATGGTTGCCATGCTTTAAGAACGGATGGAGCCGTAGTAAAACAGTATCATCCAGTTTGGTTTGGTTACCCCTTAGAGCCTGGAAAATTCACAATTTCTAAGGAGTAA